One window of Pseudomonadota bacterium genomic DNA carries:
- a CDS encoding response regulator transcription factor, producing MAAEVIRVMLVDDHAVVRMGFKLLLEGSQGISVVAEADSGEEAVRTFQVHKPDVLVMDISMPGIGGLEAIDRVLAKEAHQKILVLSGHEDVMHARRVLKAGAIGYLTKRSAADVLIDAVKTVFRGKTYLEPQIAQELAVQQVTGDKDPVDSLSEKEFKVFIALAKGQSVQHIAEIMSLSPRTVGTHLYNIKQKLSASNSAELAIVAMKSGLLDI from the coding sequence ATGGCGGCTGAAGTGATACGGGTAATGCTCGTTGACGATCATGCGGTCGTGCGAATGGGTTTTAAGCTTTTGCTTGAGGGATCTCAGGGTATATCGGTCGTTGCAGAGGCTGATAGTGGGGAGGAGGCTGTTCGTACCTTTCAAGTGCATAAGCCTGATGTTTTGGTTATGGATATTTCGATGCCTGGGATCGGTGGATTAGAAGCTATTGACCGGGTGTTGGCGAAGGAGGCTCATCAAAAAATTTTGGTGCTCTCTGGGCATGAAGACGTGATGCATGCGAGGCGAGTACTCAAAGCCGGCGCGATTGGGTACCTTACTAAGCGCAGCGCTGCGGACGTGCTGATAGATGCAGTGAAAACAGTTTTTCGTGGTAAGACCTACCTTGAGCCGCAAATTGCTCAAGAGCTTGCCGTGCAGCAGGTTACGGGTGATAAGGATCCCGTTGATAGTTTGAGCGAGAAGGAATTCAAAGTATTTATTGCGCTTGCCAAAGGTCAATCGGTGCAGCATATTGCTGAGATCATGTCTTTGAGTCCTCGAACTGTCGGTACGCATCTCTACAACATCAAGCAGAAACTCAGCGCATCCAACAGTGCAGAGTTGGCTATTGTCGCAATGAAGTCCGGTTTGCTTGATATATAA